In the genome of Phalacrocorax aristotelis chromosome 22, bGulAri2.1, whole genome shotgun sequence, one region contains:
- the SCN3B gene encoding sodium channel regulatory subunit beta-3: protein MAALPRLVCVSLVVLVVWAGFCSAVCVEVPSETEAVQGTHMKLLCISCMKREEVTASTVVEWFYRPEGGKDEPIYEYRKTNHEFPSRFSGRLQWNGSKDMQDVSITVLNVTLNDSGIYTCNITREFEFEIHRPLFTSSRLIHLTVVEEAGEDFTSVISEIMMYILLVFLTLWLLIEMVYCYRKVSKAEEAAQENATDYLAIPSENKENCAVPVEE, encoded by the exons ATGGCTGCACTGCCAAGGCTGGTTTGCGTGTCTTTGGTCGTGTTGGTGGTCTGGG CTGGTTTTTGTTCTGCAGTATGTGTTGAAGTTCCATCAGAGACAGAGGCTGTCCAAGGAACGCACATGAAGCTACTCTGCATCTCCTGCATGAAGAGGGAAGAGGTCACAGCCAGCACGGTGGTGGAATGGTTCTACAGGCCGGAGGGTGGAAAAGATGAACCT ATCTACGAGTACAGGAAAACGAACCATGAATTTCCAAGCCGCTTCAGTGGTCGATTACAGTGGAACGGGAGTAAAGACATGCAGGATGTGTCCATCACTGTGTTAAATGTGACCTTGAACGATTCGGGTATCTACACGTGTAACATCACCCGGGAGTTTGAGTTCGAGATTCACCGACCTCTCTTCACAAGCTCCAGATTGATCCACCTCACCGTGGTGGAGGAGG CTGGAGAAGACTTCACCTCGGTCATCTCTGAAATTATGATGTATATTCTGCTGGTCTTCCTCACCTTGTGGCTACTGATAGAAATGGTCTATTGCTACAGGAAAGTCTCTAAGGCAGAGGAGGCTGCCCAGGAAAATGC GACAGACTATCTTGCGATTCCATCAGAGAACAAGGAAAACTGTGCCGTGCCTGTGGAGGAATAG